A window from Theobroma cacao cultivar B97-61/B2 chromosome 3, Criollo_cocoa_genome_V2, whole genome shotgun sequence encodes these proteins:
- the LOC18604921 gene encoding basic leucine zipper 8 encodes MEAPDFEAHRNQPHATPIQSFFAFCPSQKTYTSAAHLNMQSLEIAGNRSVQHGNSSQHPDSSTNFSSRLSPNSQVHFPFHLFSPNSSSLSTEDEGREYQPSIVDDKRLRRMISNRESARRSRMRKKQQIEELQSQVDQLQTINRQLSQKLINLLESNHETLQENAQLKEKVSTLHMVLADVFTPPRNLEDTSLKHKSAS; translated from the coding sequence ATGGAAGCGCCTGATTTCGAGGCGCATCGTAATCAACCTCATGCAACCCCAATTCAAAGTTTCTTTGCTTTCTGTCCCTCACAGAAAACATACACCTCTGCAGCTCACCTAAACATGCAGTCGTTGGAAATTGCTGGAAACCGTAGCGTGCAACACGGAAACTCATCTCAGCATCCTGATTCCAGCACAAATTTCTCTAGCAGATTGTCACCCAATTCTCAAGTCCATTTCCCATTCCATTTATTCTCTCCAAACTCATCATCTCTCAGCACTGAAGATGAAGGAAGAGAATACCAACCAAGCATTGTTGATGACAAGAGGCTCAGGAGAATGATATCCAACAGAGAATCCGCACGAAGATCAAGAATGCGAAAGAAGCAGCAAATTGAAGAGCTGCAGTCACAGGTTGATCAACTTCAAACAATTAATCGTCAGCTTTCACAAAAGCTCATCAATCTGCTGGAAAGCAACCACGAGACCCTCCAAGAGAATGCTCAGCTAAAAGAGAAAGTTTCTACTCTTCACATGGTACTTGCCGATGTGTTTACACCGCCGAGGAATCTGGAAGATACATCCCTCAAACATAAATCAGCTTCTTAG
- the LOC18604922 gene encoding proline-, glutamic acid- and leucine-rich protein 1 — protein MASANLPSSPPPPPSPPSISASHSESSATIPTAVVPPQPQVDAAAENGTLNDDDQKPQIADHFAVLDDPEQIEKYKKYEADYTRRLMAKYFSKKNFYGGNIFDEKTTIDSETILSSRWPCTRSFADPVHAFEDQTNGGSNSDAETPTNISNGKFPLKKNG, from the exons atggcGAGCGCGAATCTACCAtcttctcctcctcctccgCCATCACCTCCTTCCATCTCCGCCTCCCATTCTGAGTCCTCCGCCACTATTCCCACCGCTGTTGTACCCCCTCAGCCTCAGGTTGATGCTGCCGCTGAAAATGGAACGCTCAATGACGATGACCAAAAGCCTCAAATAGCTGATCATTTTGC GGTTCTTGATGATCCAGAACAGATTGAGAAGTACAAGAAATATGAAGCTGACTACACTCGTCGATTGATGGCAAAGTATTTCTCTAAGAAGAACTTTTATGGAG GCAACATTTTTGATGAGAAAACAACAATAGACAGTGAGACCATATTGTCAAGCAG GTGGCCTTGCACTAGATCATTTGCAGACCCAGTTCATGCATTTGAGGACCAGACCAATGGTGGTTCAAATTCTGATGCAGAAACCCCAACCAACATCTCAAATGGGAAGTTCCCACTCAAGAAGAATGGCTGA
- the LOC18604924 gene encoding disease resistance protein RPS2 produces MADNILASCLAGAVSQAGADLTNYAKSKVSLSQSMEKNYEMLRNEVARLQALRDDYEREVKKHKMKTTTSSYDVWRRCVNKTLENAKELEDRFEEDRRPSSRYIHVKRRSNYSGKLVKMYEEIQKLVEEGKFLGGILVDKPVDPVLKVHAPEIKGFPSLQRPLEQVLELLRNDKLKGIGICGTLGVGKTTIMQNLNNHDEVSKMFDIVIWENVSSERTEEKLQEDIARRLKLKMEGVVHPEDVARTISEELNNKKYLLLLDDVMDSVDLEDIGVPDNKNGSKVVLTTEFRHVCSSMADRLIEVHPLSSNEAWKMFQQMVSDVVDLPDIEPVAQLVAKECARLPLLIKTVAGAFKLKDSVPEWRKGLKDLRKWPEIEIPGLTELHSFLKFCYDQLKDDQKRKCFLYGALYPAESKIYTDYLLECWTAEGLVGNTNEKRRFQDARDEGYDTLKYLTNVSLLEKGERMIYVQMNNSIRQVALYISSQDPDCKFLTGMTENSPDCLEENDWQQAKRISMIDKKLRDLPESPNCNMLLSLLLQRNSNLSGIPQSFFENMKKLLVLDLYGTGIESLPSSLAKLTGLKGLYLNNCINVTELPPEIGELNCLEVLDIRGCRISFIPFHIQKLINLRCLRISYYRSSNLNHCQDMDIDCNVIPLLARLEELMIDVGSYDHWCNEVVEVMRQVATLENLTTLRICFPRSEVLKTFMQHSPSWKDRQQLTSFRFFVGCQNRKRPQILECFKYKINRYLGYCHGNYSDDSTICDLLAETDALELVEHKDIKSLTDFGNVASFNRIRGCLIERCNKMTTITDNNRTEGRDILPNLEQLHLVNLRSLQTILEGSLSTKSLSKLHTVVVTSCPMLTKVFSLRVIQQLSVLRKLAIQKCAKLEVLIEKPDSAGQVSPAFPNLETLILIEMPKLRTICVDKSLAWPSLKELQVYMCPELKSLPFDKDNAAYLKSIEAEQVWWEALHWPQNEVKEQLQSMCNLR; encoded by the coding sequence ATGGCTGACAACATATTAGCTTCTTGTCTCGCGGGAGCTGTGAGCCAAGCTGGGGCAGATTTAACTAATTATGCTAAAAGCAAAGTCAGTTTATCACAGAGTATGGAGAAAAACTATGAAATGTTAAGAAATGAAGTAGCAAGACTCCAGGCTTTGAGGGATGATTATGAAAGGGAAGTCAAGAAACATAAAATGAAGACAACTACTAGCAGCTATGATGTATGGCGACGCTGTGTTAACAAGACGcttgaaaatgcaaaagaattaGAAGATCGATTTGAAGAAGATAGAAGGCCTTCATCTAGATACATTCATGTGAAGCGAAGATCAAATTATAGTGGAAAATTGGTAAAAATGTATGAAGAAATTCAAAAGCTTGTGGAAGAGGGGAAATTTCTGGGAGGTATTTTGGTTGATAAACCTGTAGATCCTGTCTTAAAGGTGCATGCACCTGAGATCAAAGGATTTCCTAGCCTTCAGAGGCCGCTAGAACAGGTATTGGAGCTGTTAAGAAATGACAAATTGAAAGGTATTGGGATTTGCGGCACGTTAGGGGTTGGGAAAACAACAATAATGCAAAACTTGAATAACCATGATGAAGTATCTAAAATGTTTGATATTGTCATTTGGGAAAATGTCTCTAGTGAGAGGACCGAGGAAAAATTGCAAGAGGATATCGCACGGCGACTTAAACTAAAAATGGAAGGCGTTGTCCATCCTGAGGACGTTGCCAGAACAATATCAGAAGAGTTGAATAACAAGAAGTATTTGCTGCTTTTGGATGACGTCATGGACTCAGTTGATTTGGAAGATATTGGAGTCCCTGACAACAAAAATGGCAGCAAAGTGGTATTGACAACTGAATTCCGTCATGTTTGTTCGTCAATGGCAGACAGATTGATTGAGGTGCACCCATTATCATCAAATGAGGCTTGGAAGATGTTTCAGCAGATGGTCAGTGATGTCGTAGATCTGCCTGATATTGAACCAGTTGCTCAGCTGGTAGCTAAGGAGTGTGCTCGACTCCCACTTCTGATCAAGACAGTGGCAGGTGCTTTCAAGTTGAAAGATAGTGTGCCAGAATGGAGGAAAGGGCTCAAAGACTTACGGAAATGGCCAGAAATTGAGATTCCAGGCTTAACTGAATTGCATTCATTCTTGAAGTTCTGTTATGATCAACTAAAGGATGATCAGAAAAGGAAATGCTTCTTGTATGGTGCATTGTATCCAGCAGAGAGTAAGATTTATACAGATTATTTACTGGAGTGTTGGACTGCTGAAGGACTCGTTGGCAATACTAATGAGAAGAGGAGATTTCAAGATGCACGTGATGAGGGTTATGACACATTGAAGTATCTAACTAATGTGTCATTACTAGAGAAAGGTGAAAGGATGATTTATGTTCAAATGAACAATAGTATCCGACAGGTTGCTTTGTATATTTCTTCACAAGATCCTGATTGTAAATTTTTGACTGGAATGACTGAAAATTCACCTGATTGCTTGGAAGAAAATGATTGGCAACAAGCAAAGAGGATCTCCATGATTGACAAAAAGTTGAGAGACTTGCCAGAAAGCCCCAACTGTAACATGCTTTTGTCACTATTACTACAGAGGAATTCGAATTTGTCAGGAATACCCCaatctttttttgaaaatatgaagaaacTTTTGGTTTTGGACCTATATGGAACTGGGATTGAATCACTGCCATCATCTTTAGCAAAGTTGACAGGTCTTAAGGGGCTTTACTTAAATAATTGCATCAATGTAACGGAGTTGCCTCCCGAAATTGGAGAACTTAATTGTCTCGAGGTGCTTGACATTCGAGGCTGCAGGATAAGCTTCATTCcatttcatattcaaaaactGATTAACTTAAGGTGCTTGCGAATCTCATACTACAGATCTAGCAACTTAAATCACTGCCAAGATATGGACATTGACTGTAATGTGATTCCATTGCTGGCCAGACTGGAAGAATTAATGATTGATGTGGGTTCTTATGATCATTGGTGCAATGAGGTCGTAGAAGTAATGAGGCAGGTGGCTACCTTGGAGAATTTAACTACTCTGAGAATCTGCTTTCCTAGATCAGAGGTCCTCAAGACTTTTATGCAGCACAGTCCATCTTGGAAAGATCGCCAACAACTGACTTCTTTTCGATTCTTTGTTGGTTGCCAAAACAGGAAACGTCCTCAAATTCTTGAGTGTTTTAAGTACAAAATCAATCGGTATTTGGGATATTGCCATGGCAATTACAGTGATGACTCAACAATTTGTGATCTGCTTGCTGAAACTGATGCATTGGAGTTGGTTGAACACAAAGATATAAAGAGTCTGACAGATTTTGGGAATGTTGCTAGCTTTAACAGGATTCGTGGTTGTCTAATTGAAAGGTGCAACAAAATGACAACTATTACAGATAACAACAGGACAGAAGGTAGAGACATCCTACCAAATTTAGAGCAATTGCATTTGGTAAATTTGCGGAGTCTGCAAACCATTTTGGAGGGCTCCTTGTCAACCAAAAGTCTTTCCAAATTACACACGGTGGTGGTGACGAGTTGCCCAATGTTGACAAAAGTTTTCTCTCTCAGGGTGATTCAACAACTCTCTGTACTCCGCAAACTAGCAATTCAAAAGTGCGCCAAGCTGGAAGTGCTAATTGAGAAGCCTGACAGTGCTGGACAAGTTTCACCTGCTTTTCCAAATCTAGAGACATTGATATTGATTGAGATGCCAAAACTAAGGACTATATGTGTAGATAAGTCATTGGCATGGCCCTCCTTAAAAGAGCTTCAGGTCTACATGTGCCCTGAATTGAAATCACTACCATTTGACAAAGACAATGCAGCATATCTGAAATCCATTGAAGCAGAACAAGTATGGTGGGAGGCACTGCATTGGCCACAGAATGAGGTCAAAGAACAGCTTCAATCAATGTGCAATCTGAGGTAA
- the LOC18604925 gene encoding disease resistance protein At4g27190 isoform X2 — translation MQQSVLKASGSGLTQLREEEEWAGKGVLFMNDNKASELHPSPNCPSPIALYLQGNYELTAIPPFFFRRMALLQVLDLSHTSIKCLPKSLPRLVALKKLLLRRCQLFMELSPQVAKLSNLQELDLDETQIMDLPREIGKLLNLRHLRVSFYLICGKKKSKSNILIHPETISDLSLLTELSIDVNPTDKRWDDSVEAVVKEVCNSETLTTLSLYLPKFQLLDNISSLYPSLSGFRFTVGHHKRRIISRVPHEVEAEFRNWDKCLKFVNGENIPIEIKDVLKYSTSFFLDHHATAMNLSEFGIENMKRLKFCLLVDCNKMETIIDGERRYEGNEDDLSESDPSPVENVLESLEYLIIYYMENLESIWRGPNRYGCMSKLKFLALHTCPQLINIFSHTLLGNFVNLEEFILEDCPLVTSLVSHASVKPMVSDKFLPSLKRLLLLYLPELVSISNGLLIAPKLETIGFYNCPKLKSISKMELSSKTLKIIKGELQWWEDMKWNEAEWGNRPDYLMRIFSPIDKEKDVMNQLAEDRDLFEVTMQNEGQQLDDEKLIEVSTQDHGGRWSDYTEERITGADVTKSISSVCILPSTPWTEAPKQAWSFSPDENKRLEDDYFDLASETSEADDIVDEPKAKRWNCTENENKGVIRFASKVATGDRTEFQVKRNVDILDDGYKWRNHRTKLKGYPYSS, via the exons ATGCAGCAATCTGTTCTCAAGGCAAGTGGCTCAGGATTGACCCAGCTACGCGAGGAAGAAGAATGGGCAGGCAAAGGGGTGCTTTTCATGAATGATAATAAAGCGTCTGAGCTACATCCATCTCCAAATTGCCCTTCACCGATTGCGTTGTATTTGCAAGGGAATTATGAGCTGACAGCTATTCCTCCCTTCTTCTTCCGGCGCATGGCCCTTCTCCAAGTGTTAGATTTGTCCCACACTAGCATCAAATGCTTGCCAAAGTCTCTTCCCAGGTTGGTTGCACTAAAGAAACTCTTGTTACGGCGTTGTCAACTCTTCATGGAGCTATCACCGCAGGTTGCGAAACTCAGTAATCTGCAGGAGCTTGATCTTGATGAAACTCAGATCATGGATTTGCCTAGGGAGATTGGAAAGCTACTGAATTTAAGACATTTGAGAGTATCATTTTATCTGATCTGTGGCAAAAAGAAGTCGAAATCAAACATTCTGATTCACCCTGAGACAATATCAGATCTCTCCCTACTTACTGAATTAAGCATTGATGTAAATCCGACGGACAAGAGGTGGGATGATTCTGTGGAAGCAGTTGTGAAGGAAGTATGCAACTCAGAAACATTGACGACTCTTAGCTTGTACCTGCCGAAATTCCAACTTTTAGATAATATATCATCGTTATATCCTTCATTGTCAGGCTTTAGATTTACTGTTGGTCATCATAAAAGGAGAATCATATCTCGTGTACCTCATGAAGTTGAAGCAGAATTCAGAAATTGGGACAAATGCTTGAAGTTTGTGAATGGTGAAAACATCCCAATTGAAATAAAAGATGTACTAAAATATTCTACTTCATTTTTCTTGGACCACCATGCAACCGCTATGAATCTATCTGAATTTGGGATTGAGAATATGAAGAGGCTAAAATTTTGCTTGTTGGTAGACTGTAATAAGATGGAAACCATTATTGATGGCGAGAGGCGTTATGAAGGAAATGAAGATGATCTATCGGAATCTGACCCAAGTCCTGTGGAAAATGTGCTTGAGTCCCTGGAATATTTGATCATTTATTACATGGAGAATTTAGAGAGTATTTGGAGAGGACCAAATCGCTATGGATGTATGTCTAAGCTAAAATTCCTAGCACTGCATACATGCCCCCAGCTGATTAATATTTTCTCTCATACTTTGCTTGGAAATTTTGTCAACTTGGAAGAGTTTATTCTTGAGGACTGCCCTCTAGTCACCAGCCTGGTAAGCCATGCATCTGTCAAGCCAATGGTGTCAGATAAATTTCTCCCTAGTTTGAAAAGATTGCTGCTTCTTTACCTTCCTGAACTGGTCAGCATTTCTAATGGACTACTAATTGCACCAAAATTAGAAACCATAGGCTTTTATAATTGCCCAAAGCTTAAAAGCATATCAAAAATGGAATTGTCAAGCAAAACTTTGAAGATAATCAAAGGAGAACTTCAGTGGTGGGAAGATATGAAGTGGAATGAAGCAGAGTGGGGAAACCGGCCAGATTATCTAATGCGTATCTTTTCCCCTATCGACAAAGAGAAAGATGTGATGAACCAATTGGCAGAAGATAGAGATCTATTTGAAGTCACAATGCAAAATGAAGGCCAACAACTAG ATGATGAAAAGTTGATTGAAGTTTCAACACAAGATCATGGAGGCCGTTGGTCAG ATTACACGGAGGAGAGAATAACTGGAGCAGATGTGACAAAGTCAATTTCTTCGGTATGCATACTTCCATCCACTCCATGGACCGAG GCACCAAAACAAGCATGGAGCTTTTCACCAGATGAGAACAAGAGGCTAGAAGATGATTATTTTGATCTGGCTTCAGAAACCAGTGAAGCAGACGATATTGTAGATGAACCTAAGGCCAAAAGATG gAACTGTACTGAGAATGAAAACAAGGGTGTCATACGTTTTGCAAGCAAAGTTGCGACAGGGGATAGAACTGAATTTCAAGTAAAAAGAAACGTTGATATACTTGATGATGGTTATAAATGGAGGAACCATAGAACGAAGTTAAAGGGATATCCCTACTCAAGTTGA
- the LOC18604925 gene encoding disease resistance protein At4g27190 isoform X1, translating to MQQSVLKASGSGLTQLREEEEWAGKGVLFMNDNKASELHPSPNCPSPIALYLQGNYELTAIPPFFFRRMALLQVLDLSHTSIKCLPKSLPRLVALKKLLLRRCQLFMELSPQVAKLSNLQELDLDETQIMDLPREIGKLLNLRHLRVSFYLICGKKKSKSNILIHPETISDLSLLTELSIDVNPTDKRWDDSVEAVVKEVCNSETLTTLSLYLPKFQLLDNISSLYPSLSGFRFTVGHHKRRIISRVPHEVEAEFRNWDKCLKFVNGENIPIEIKDVLKYSTSFFLDHHATAMNLSEFGIENMKRLKFCLLVDCNKMETIIDGERRYEGNEDDLSESDPSPVENVLESLEYLIIYYMENLESIWRGPNRYGCMSKLKFLALHTCPQLINIFSHTLLGNFVNLEEFILEDCPLVTSLVSHASVKPMVSDKFLPSLKRLLLLYLPELVSISNGLLIAPKLETIGFYNCPKLKSISKMELSSKTLKIIKGELQWWEDMKWNEAEWGNRPDYLMRIFSPIDKEKDVMNQLAEDRDLFEVTMQNEGQQLDDEKLIEVSTQDHGGRWSGNCRSLLSDYTEERITGADVTKSISSVCILPSTPWTEAPKQAWSFSPDENKRLEDDYFDLASETSEADDIVDEPKAKRWNCTENENKGVIRFASKVATGDRTEFQVKRNVDILDDGYKWRNHRTKLKGYPYSS from the exons ATGCAGCAATCTGTTCTCAAGGCAAGTGGCTCAGGATTGACCCAGCTACGCGAGGAAGAAGAATGGGCAGGCAAAGGGGTGCTTTTCATGAATGATAATAAAGCGTCTGAGCTACATCCATCTCCAAATTGCCCTTCACCGATTGCGTTGTATTTGCAAGGGAATTATGAGCTGACAGCTATTCCTCCCTTCTTCTTCCGGCGCATGGCCCTTCTCCAAGTGTTAGATTTGTCCCACACTAGCATCAAATGCTTGCCAAAGTCTCTTCCCAGGTTGGTTGCACTAAAGAAACTCTTGTTACGGCGTTGTCAACTCTTCATGGAGCTATCACCGCAGGTTGCGAAACTCAGTAATCTGCAGGAGCTTGATCTTGATGAAACTCAGATCATGGATTTGCCTAGGGAGATTGGAAAGCTACTGAATTTAAGACATTTGAGAGTATCATTTTATCTGATCTGTGGCAAAAAGAAGTCGAAATCAAACATTCTGATTCACCCTGAGACAATATCAGATCTCTCCCTACTTACTGAATTAAGCATTGATGTAAATCCGACGGACAAGAGGTGGGATGATTCTGTGGAAGCAGTTGTGAAGGAAGTATGCAACTCAGAAACATTGACGACTCTTAGCTTGTACCTGCCGAAATTCCAACTTTTAGATAATATATCATCGTTATATCCTTCATTGTCAGGCTTTAGATTTACTGTTGGTCATCATAAAAGGAGAATCATATCTCGTGTACCTCATGAAGTTGAAGCAGAATTCAGAAATTGGGACAAATGCTTGAAGTTTGTGAATGGTGAAAACATCCCAATTGAAATAAAAGATGTACTAAAATATTCTACTTCATTTTTCTTGGACCACCATGCAACCGCTATGAATCTATCTGAATTTGGGATTGAGAATATGAAGAGGCTAAAATTTTGCTTGTTGGTAGACTGTAATAAGATGGAAACCATTATTGATGGCGAGAGGCGTTATGAAGGAAATGAAGATGATCTATCGGAATCTGACCCAAGTCCTGTGGAAAATGTGCTTGAGTCCCTGGAATATTTGATCATTTATTACATGGAGAATTTAGAGAGTATTTGGAGAGGACCAAATCGCTATGGATGTATGTCTAAGCTAAAATTCCTAGCACTGCATACATGCCCCCAGCTGATTAATATTTTCTCTCATACTTTGCTTGGAAATTTTGTCAACTTGGAAGAGTTTATTCTTGAGGACTGCCCTCTAGTCACCAGCCTGGTAAGCCATGCATCTGTCAAGCCAATGGTGTCAGATAAATTTCTCCCTAGTTTGAAAAGATTGCTGCTTCTTTACCTTCCTGAACTGGTCAGCATTTCTAATGGACTACTAATTGCACCAAAATTAGAAACCATAGGCTTTTATAATTGCCCAAAGCTTAAAAGCATATCAAAAATGGAATTGTCAAGCAAAACTTTGAAGATAATCAAAGGAGAACTTCAGTGGTGGGAAGATATGAAGTGGAATGAAGCAGAGTGGGGAAACCGGCCAGATTATCTAATGCGTATCTTTTCCCCTATCGACAAAGAGAAAGATGTGATGAACCAATTGGCAGAAGATAGAGATCTATTTGAAGTCACAATGCAAAATGAAGGCCAACAACTAG ATGATGAAAAGTTGATTGAAGTTTCAACACAAGATCATGGAGGCCGTTGGTCAG GCAATTGCCGTTCATTACTGTCAGATTACACGGAGGAGAGAATAACTGGAGCAGATGTGACAAAGTCAATTTCTTCGGTATGCATACTTCCATCCACTCCATGGACCGAG GCACCAAAACAAGCATGGAGCTTTTCACCAGATGAGAACAAGAGGCTAGAAGATGATTATTTTGATCTGGCTTCAGAAACCAGTGAAGCAGACGATATTGTAGATGAACCTAAGGCCAAAAGATG gAACTGTACTGAGAATGAAAACAAGGGTGTCATACGTTTTGCAAGCAAAGTTGCGACAGGGGATAGAACTGAATTTCAAGTAAAAAGAAACGTTGATATACTTGATGATGGTTATAAATGGAGGAACCATAGAACGAAGTTAAAGGGATATCCCTACTCAAGTTGA
- the LOC18604925 gene encoding disease resistance protein At4g27190 isoform X3 produces MQQSVLKASGSGLTQLREEEEWAGKGVLFMNDNKASELHPSPNCPSPIALYLQGNYELTAIPPFFFRRMALLQVLDLSHTSIKCLPKSLPRLVALKKLLLRRCQLFMELSPQVAKLSNLQELDLDETQIMDLPREIGKLLNLRHLRVSFYLICGKKKSKSNILIHPETISDLSLLTELSIDVNPTDKRWDDSVEAVVKEVCNSETLTTLSLYLPKFQLLDNISSLYPSLSGFRFTVGHHKRRIISRVPHEVEAEFRNWDKCLKFVNGENIPIEIKDVLKYSTSFFLDHHATAMNLSEFGIENMKRLKFCLLVDCNKMETIIDGERRYEGNEDDLSESDPSPVENVLESLEYLIIYYMENLESIWRGPNRYGCMSKLKFLALHTCPQLINIFSHTLLGNFVNLEEFILEDCPLVTSLVSHASVKPMVSDKFLPSLKRLLLLYLPELVSISNGLLIAPKLETIGFYNCPKLKSISKMELSSKTLKIIKGELQWWEDMKWNEAEWGNRPDYLMRIFSPIDKEKDVMNQLAEDRDLFEVTMQNEGQQLGNCRSLLSDYTEERITGADVTKSISSVCILPSTPWTEAPKQAWSFSPDENKRLEDDYFDLASETSEADDIVDEPKAKRWNCTENENKGVIRFASKVATGDRTEFQVKRNVDILDDGYKWRNHRTKLKGYPYSS; encoded by the exons ATGCAGCAATCTGTTCTCAAGGCAAGTGGCTCAGGATTGACCCAGCTACGCGAGGAAGAAGAATGGGCAGGCAAAGGGGTGCTTTTCATGAATGATAATAAAGCGTCTGAGCTACATCCATCTCCAAATTGCCCTTCACCGATTGCGTTGTATTTGCAAGGGAATTATGAGCTGACAGCTATTCCTCCCTTCTTCTTCCGGCGCATGGCCCTTCTCCAAGTGTTAGATTTGTCCCACACTAGCATCAAATGCTTGCCAAAGTCTCTTCCCAGGTTGGTTGCACTAAAGAAACTCTTGTTACGGCGTTGTCAACTCTTCATGGAGCTATCACCGCAGGTTGCGAAACTCAGTAATCTGCAGGAGCTTGATCTTGATGAAACTCAGATCATGGATTTGCCTAGGGAGATTGGAAAGCTACTGAATTTAAGACATTTGAGAGTATCATTTTATCTGATCTGTGGCAAAAAGAAGTCGAAATCAAACATTCTGATTCACCCTGAGACAATATCAGATCTCTCCCTACTTACTGAATTAAGCATTGATGTAAATCCGACGGACAAGAGGTGGGATGATTCTGTGGAAGCAGTTGTGAAGGAAGTATGCAACTCAGAAACATTGACGACTCTTAGCTTGTACCTGCCGAAATTCCAACTTTTAGATAATATATCATCGTTATATCCTTCATTGTCAGGCTTTAGATTTACTGTTGGTCATCATAAAAGGAGAATCATATCTCGTGTACCTCATGAAGTTGAAGCAGAATTCAGAAATTGGGACAAATGCTTGAAGTTTGTGAATGGTGAAAACATCCCAATTGAAATAAAAGATGTACTAAAATATTCTACTTCATTTTTCTTGGACCACCATGCAACCGCTATGAATCTATCTGAATTTGGGATTGAGAATATGAAGAGGCTAAAATTTTGCTTGTTGGTAGACTGTAATAAGATGGAAACCATTATTGATGGCGAGAGGCGTTATGAAGGAAATGAAGATGATCTATCGGAATCTGACCCAAGTCCTGTGGAAAATGTGCTTGAGTCCCTGGAATATTTGATCATTTATTACATGGAGAATTTAGAGAGTATTTGGAGAGGACCAAATCGCTATGGATGTATGTCTAAGCTAAAATTCCTAGCACTGCATACATGCCCCCAGCTGATTAATATTTTCTCTCATACTTTGCTTGGAAATTTTGTCAACTTGGAAGAGTTTATTCTTGAGGACTGCCCTCTAGTCACCAGCCTGGTAAGCCATGCATCTGTCAAGCCAATGGTGTCAGATAAATTTCTCCCTAGTTTGAAAAGATTGCTGCTTCTTTACCTTCCTGAACTGGTCAGCATTTCTAATGGACTACTAATTGCACCAAAATTAGAAACCATAGGCTTTTATAATTGCCCAAAGCTTAAAAGCATATCAAAAATGGAATTGTCAAGCAAAACTTTGAAGATAATCAAAGGAGAACTTCAGTGGTGGGAAGATATGAAGTGGAATGAAGCAGAGTGGGGAAACCGGCCAGATTATCTAATGCGTATCTTTTCCCCTATCGACAAAGAGAAAGATGTGATGAACCAATTGGCAGAAGATAGAGATCTATTTGAAGTCACAATGCAAAATGAAGGCCAACAACTAG GCAATTGCCGTTCATTACTGTCAGATTACACGGAGGAGAGAATAACTGGAGCAGATGTGACAAAGTCAATTTCTTCGGTATGCATACTTCCATCCACTCCATGGACCGAG GCACCAAAACAAGCATGGAGCTTTTCACCAGATGAGAACAAGAGGCTAGAAGATGATTATTTTGATCTGGCTTCAGAAACCAGTGAAGCAGACGATATTGTAGATGAACCTAAGGCCAAAAGATG gAACTGTACTGAGAATGAAAACAAGGGTGTCATACGTTTTGCAAGCAAAGTTGCGACAGGGGATAGAACTGAATTTCAAGTAAAAAGAAACGTTGATATACTTGATGATGGTTATAAATGGAGGAACCATAGAACGAAGTTAAAGGGATATCCCTACTCAAGTTGA